From the genome of Prunus persica cultivar Lovell chromosome G8, Prunus_persica_NCBIv2, whole genome shotgun sequence:
TATTATGTCAATGATCAATaggttatttattttcatagtaattataaattaagtGAGTAGAGATTTATAACTTCCAAAAGATCTTGGATTAATCATATACGGTACTAGTGTCAATAGGGCATTAAGGCCTCATTGAACAATACAATAATATGCTAACATAAGTGCTATTTAAGTGAATTAATCGTAAATaaccctataaatacatatgttTTATCCCTCCCCAACCATcacaaataataacaaaacaaagctaagcatcagttgtctgtctatctcctcttctctctttaatCATCCTCCGAATTTCTACAATGGTGATGAAGATCAAGAAACCTAGCCAAGGTCGCCAAAAGATTGCAAttgccaaaattgaaaagagaagCAATTTACAAGTCACATTCTCAAAACGTCGTTCAGGGCTCTTCAAGAAGGCCAGTGAGCTATGCACACTTTGTGGGGTTGAGATTGCAATCATAGTCTTCTCTCCGGCCAACAAGCCCTTCTCCTTTGGCCACCCCGAGGTTGACTCCATCGTTGACCGCTTCATTGCTCggaaccctaaccctaatccCCTAGGCCTAGCAGGTTCTACAGACACCACTCAACAGCTTGCTGAGGCTCACAGGAATTCTAGTGTTCATGAGCTTAACATGCAGCTAACCCAGATTGTGAATCAGTTGGAGGCTGAGAAAAAACATGGAGAAGCACTTGATAAAATGAGCAAAGCTAGTCAAAACCAGTGTTGGTGGGAAATGCCAGTTGATGAACTTGGATTGCATGAGCTTCAGATATTGAAGGCCTCAGTTGAGGAAATCAAGAGGAATGTGAATAAACAAGCCAATAGGATTTTGATGGAGTCTAGTTACCCAAGTGCTGCTGCTAATTATTCTTCATCACCCTTGTCTATGATGAATAATATTGGTGGTTTAGTTCAACGTGATATCCATGATCATTATCGTTTCAAGAGCAAAAACCCTACTGATCAGATTGAACCTGCCTATAATTTTGGTTATGCTGGCCATGGTCTTTTTTGagttttcattgttttgatcttctttGATTTCTCATGAAGGGAGTTACAAGCTAGCACCTTGCTACTTAATTATTATTGTCTCTTTCTTTATGGTTTGTAATTAGAAATAATCAATAATTAATGGACAATGTTTAACCAGATATTTCACTAAAATTAGGAAATAATACACTCATAATGTTGAAAGAGGACATGCTTTTAACCAAGGATTTAGtgattattataattaaatcCTTGATAAACACAATTAACTAGTAATTATATCTAAACACAACACGATTAAATCCTTGGTTTTTACTCCTGTCTCAAATTTCTGGGTTTAATGTGATCGACCATAACGGTAAAAGAGATAAAATGAGGTACGTAAATGAAAGAAGTGGGTTGAAACAtaagttttatttcttttttctgtttttcatattattttttcagtaCAAGTCatagtctaaattacaggggatggagatttctcacacacgcATAACCAAGGGCGGAGCTAGGATTTTATATTTGAGGGGGCCAAAATGTTAAACACAAAAAGTTTagttgtatatttttttttttgcctattGAGTAAACTATTGCTTACAAAAGcattaaattgaaattagtgattttctttcataaatgtaGTATGATTTTACTATtatattcatattaaaatacaattttgacAAGTATTGATTTGTGGTGAGGGGGCCATAGGCTTAAGTATAGcaatttttctttgcatttgtTACCACATCCAATATATACATTTAAAAGGGTTAAATAAATTGGAGGGACCAGGGCCATCTCAGGCCTTAGTATAGTTCCGCCCCTCCGCACAACTGTAATGCCGTGGGGAAAAAGTTATGTTTTTCATATCAAGATCGACAAAGAGAATTCTCCTTATAAAGTGGATTttccaatatatttatatgctaACTTCCATAATCAATTTTTACGATTGATCAACCATACGAATCCAAATTCTCCAAATACTACATCTCCATCCATCGTATCTAGACCATGAAATCACTTCTaaattaaatgatttttttctttctggtttTGCCGAAATTTCTAAACCCGGCTTTTTTCCTTGATAAAACAAGCGGATGTATATGTCTGGTTTTATTCAGGAGTAGTGCAATATAACTTTTTTCTGAAGTGCAACTTGTGGGCTAATAAATCACTTGTTTGGATGAACTTATGGGCCAAGTTTTGCCCACTAAGTTGGCTACTGGGATAGATCATTTGCTGCAAAAATAATGGCTACTGGGATAGATCTCACTACCAAACAGCTAAAAGCTAATCCACTTTATCCTTAAATAACGTCTCCAATGCGATCATCTTAATTAGGAAAAGAACTTCTATGCAATGAGGATGTCACTATAGCGGTATTTTAAGTTAGTAACGTGCTGTCATATGAGATAGTTAAAACACATATCATTGCGTGATTAACTTGAAATACCACGACAATGGCATCTTCAGTGTAAGTTGTTTCTCTCCTTAATTTCGAGAAGACATGCCAAATATTACTTTGTTATATCTCAATAACAATCTCACTTACATTACTTCGTAGTATCACAGTACGCTCACTtacattttataaataataataataacataaCAAGTTATATAGAATTAACACTAAAAATAGCACTTTattgtaatttgaaaaattacaTAAAGATTAATAGacacataattatatataattcataatGAAAAGTTTTTTTCTCTCGATGGAGATGGTCCACACACattcttaaaaaatatatcattATCTTccatcaaacaaacaaattaatattatCTCAACATAAAATTGCCACATGAGAATTAGCATCCACGTCACTACACCAAGACATGCCCTAATTTGTTTACGAGTGTAGTAAATACAGCCGAAAtggacatatttttttttcttttctttctgtctcactttttttattatcaaattATGTCGCATATATTCGTTTAGAAAAATACTTTCCAATATTCTCTCGTAAGTAGGAGTTTATACATTATTATCAATGACAATGTGATTTATGtgcataaatttttcttttaatatttttaataaattatttttatacatacGTTAAACTGTAatttacaagaagaaaaacagtATCCATTTATTTATGCATATGTTCCTCTCTCTTTACCGTTAAGCTAAGGTCCGATCCCAAACATAAAAAGGTAGGCTAGATCCTTGGCTGTAATGActgttaaattaaataataaataattatcttttaaaaaaaaattatattctgGAAAAATTAACAAGTCTGCACGTGTAACATTTAGCATCCAATGTTTATGCTGCCAGCAAATTCATATTATTATAGATCAGATCCGATACTGACAAATATCTGAGGTGGCATCTATCATCGTCACGCGATCAGTGGGTAGCCGATTCAAAATCCCAGCCCAGCCCAACCCAGCCCAcagtttttttaaatcaatcaTTTAATTTACATTGGACCATCCGTGGGACCCACTTTTGATGTGGTTGGTCAGAATAGCGTCCACCCCCGGTCCTCTCTGGCGCCACATAATTCGTACACAGCTGTCCGCTCGTTGGAGCCCCGACAGGCCTCCAACGGATCGCCCAGTAGTGCATTATTTCATAATAATTTCCAAAGCTGGCGAGCCCGATTTGGAACCGTACGCCCGAACCCACAAACCGACAAAAGGTCCGAATATTTttctagttttctttttcttttttgttttatataatttatgacTTGAATGCCGTCTCCGctggcaaattgaaatatacaGGGTACGTGCGCATTGTGATCCAGCTCCTCTTACAACCCacgcatgctcatacgttatTTAAATGGGGTCCAACTTGTCTGCGTCTGTGTTTGTGCAAATGTCTGTGAGCCCGCTCTGTGACTGCGACATATGTCTGCCCAGTCATATTTTCATTCAAGTTAGTCTAATtgtcaatattaataataattttataaaatgtttttatttttacaacatTTATTTATGATTTATGATTCTTATTATTTAGGTTGGTCACTGTATACTAACATATATGTAAGTATTCAAGTAAAATTGTCATTGGAATGTCACCGATATAAAACGCTATAAACTACGTTGTATTTGTCAACAAATGTATTACCTTAATAACATGAATAATTAACGTAAGTTTACTGAAATAATATTAATCTAAGTTGTATgcaagtttttaaaattaaacttcCTTAGAACTTCGTCGTTAGTatgaattataaattaatttgtgCTTTGCAATCAATATCCTTATCGTACATGCCATAAACATCCAAAgtgatatattattataattctTTCATTTCGTAAGTTAATAAATATTTGCAACATGTGTAACCTATCCGTATTGAATGAGATAACAAAGAGATACatcattttaagaaaatatattatcaTAGGTAACTTGAACAATTATCGTAAATTTTGCGAAACATATTAATCTACAACTAAGAACTGATGCATGCATATAAAGTCTCCAAAACTAGACCCATGAGAAGTGGGCAATGTACACTGACAATGTAGAAGTTAacatatatgttattttttttctttatcggACTTATTCTTGTATTCGTAgaataattttttgaaaactaaAGTAGTATTGTGAAAATATATTACTCttaccaaaattttaattaaatggtTTTTATCAAGCAATTATTCTACCTAGATTACATCCCATAAAACTCCTGCTAATAATGGTCTTAACTTAAGTTTGCATAAAATTAGTTTAgtaatttgttttgtaattACTATAAAAATCTTAAtaggaaaattaaaagaacaaaaaagaaaagagagtgCAAATTGAGGTCATTGAGGTCGGTCGCAGTATATCTCTACACATATGCAAAGTGCTCTAGCTGTGTTTACAGCCTGTTTCACCTTCATATCTCTATCTTCCTCTTTCAGTTTTCTTactctttccttctctctctctctctctctctctctctctctctctctctgcttccTTATATTCCTCATCCCACCCAACCCAACCATCAAAACTATCAAACTCCCAAATCAGAACCAGACAAACGGCAAAAAGACTTCAATGGATCCGTGCCCATTTGTACGGATCCTAGTCGGAGACTTGACCGTCAAGTATCCCACGGCATCCAGGCCATCCTCCGCCACCGTCCACCCGTCGTCGTCCCCTTGCTTTTGCAAGATCAAACTCACCAACTTCCCCCACCAATCCTCTACAGTCCCTCTGATCCTAAGCAACGGTCAAAACCTAGATACGACGACCCACGATCACTCCCTCTCCGCCTGCTTCAATTtgaacaaaacccaaatcGAAAGCTTAGCCTCCAAGCGGCCCTGTTTGAAGCTTTC
Proteins encoded in this window:
- the LOC18767969 gene encoding agamous-like MADS-box protein AGL62, with amino-acid sequence MVMKIKKPSQGRQKIAIAKIEKRSNLQVTFSKRRSGLFKKASELCTLCGVEIAIIVFSPANKPFSFGHPEVDSIVDRFIARNPNPNPLGLAGSTDTTQQLAEAHRNSSVHELNMQLTQIVNQLEAEKKHGEALDKMSKASQNQCWWEMPVDELGLHELQILKASVEEIKRNVNKQANRILMESSYPSAAANYSSSPLSMMNNIGGLVQRDIHDHYRFKSKNPTDQIEPAYNFGYAGHGLF